From Arcticibacter tournemirensis, one genomic window encodes:
- a CDS encoding DUF421 domain-containing protein, whose protein sequence is MDSIIMRSAVIYIFIFIILRLGGKRTVGEMTTFDLVLLLIISEATQQALLDDDRSITGGMLAITTLVFLDIVVSLLTNKNKGLDNLLNGVPLIIVKDGKPLMERIKKSRLQIEDILEAGRKFQGIESLAQIRYAVLEKDGTISIIPVNEKTDT, encoded by the coding sequence ATGGATTCAATCATAATGCGGTCGGCCGTAATTTATATCTTTATATTCATCATCCTGCGGCTCGGAGGGAAACGAACTGTAGGAGAGATGACCACTTTCGATCTGGTGCTGCTCCTGATCATAAGTGAGGCTACGCAACAAGCCCTTTTAGACGACGACCGCTCCATAACAGGAGGGATGCTCGCCATCACAACACTCGTGTTCCTGGATATAGTTGTTTCCCTCCTGACTAATAAAAACAAAGGGCTTGACAACCTGTTGAACGGCGTTCCCTTAATAATAGTCAAAGATGGCAAACCACTAATGGAACGAATTAAAAAATCAAGACTGCAGATAGAAGACATACTGGAGGCCGGCCGTAAATTTCAAGGGATTGAGAGCCTCGCGCAAATACGATACGCTGTACTCGAAAAAGATGGCACTATCAGCATCATACCTGTAAACGAAAAAACTGATACCTAA
- the ltrA gene encoding group II intron reverse transcriptase/maturase yields MIEKNLTDTNTRVDELLEQLLDRQNLNAAYVQVVGNRGAGGIDKMGVESLGDYLREHKEKLLTSIKQGSYYPSAVRRVEIPKDNGSKRMLGIPTVVDRLIQQGISQILTPIYEPEFSDHSYGFRPGRNAHQALIKCKEYIQQGYNYSVDMDLEKFFDTVNHSKLIELLSRTIKDGRLISLIHRYLRAGVEINGRTIVTTEGVPQGGPLSPLLSNIMLDELDKELESRGHKFVRYADDLMILCRSKRSASRVMESITKFVEGKLMLKVNKEKSVVRHVSTIKFLGYSFYNYRGESRLRIHPKSLGKMKARIKGLTGRSRGWSDEQRILYLREYLTGWMHYFKLADMGTKLGQLDMWYRRRLRMVKWKQWKHSKSKIRNLVQLGVSKYKAYEWAHTRKSYWHTAKSWILTTTLSNYYLKQLGYPSLLAEYKRVCVTT; encoded by the coding sequence ATGATTGAAAAGAACCTCACAGACACAAACACACGAGTAGATGAACTGTTAGAACAACTTCTTGACCGTCAGAACCTAAATGCTGCCTATGTACAAGTGGTCGGTAATCGTGGTGCTGGAGGTATCGATAAGATGGGCGTCGAATCCCTTGGGGATTATCTTAGAGAGCATAAGGAGAAACTTTTAACATCCATCAAGCAAGGGAGTTACTATCCTTCTGCAGTAAGACGTGTTGAAATTCCTAAAGACAATGGGTCAAAGCGAATGCTGGGCATCCCAACAGTAGTTGATCGGCTCATCCAGCAGGGCATTAGTCAAATCCTGACACCAATCTACGAACCTGAATTCAGTGACCACAGCTATGGTTTTCGTCCGGGTCGCAACGCGCATCAAGCGCTTATCAAATGCAAGGAATACATTCAACAGGGGTATAATTATTCCGTAGACATGGACTTAGAGAAGTTCTTCGATACGGTGAATCACAGTAAACTGATTGAATTATTATCACGCACGATCAAAGACGGAAGACTGATCTCACTTATCCATCGATACTTGAGAGCAGGTGTAGAAATAAACGGAAGGACTATAGTAACTACAGAAGGTGTACCTCAAGGAGGCCCACTAAGCCCACTTTTGAGCAATATTATGCTTGATGAACTGGACAAAGAACTGGAATCTCGAGGACACAAATTTGTACGTTACGCTGATGACCTTATGATACTTTGTCGTAGTAAACGGAGTGCCTCACGGGTTATGGAATCGATCACAAAATTTGTTGAAGGTAAGCTGATGCTTAAAGTCAATAAAGAGAAAAGCGTCGTTCGTCATGTATCCACGATTAAATTTCTAGGCTATAGTTTCTACAATTACAGAGGGGAGTCGCGCTTACGTATTCACCCTAAAAGTCTAGGGAAGATGAAAGCTAGGATTAAAGGACTAACGGGCCGCAGTCGAGGTTGGAGCGATGAACAGCGAATTCTCTACTTGAGGGAATACCTCACAGGCTGGATGCACTACTTTAAACTAGCGGACATGGGGACGAAACTGGGGCAACTGGATATGTGGTACCGTCGTAGGCTACGTATGGTCAAATGGAAACAATGGAAACATAGCAAGTCTAAAATTAGGAACTTAGTACAACTAGGCGTAAGTAAGTACAAGGCGTACGAATGGGCACATACAAGGAAAAGTTACTGGCACACAGCAAAAAGCTGGATACTGACAACAACCCTTTCCAACTACTATCTTAAACAACTGGGATACCCATCTTTACTGGCAGAATACAAGCGAGTTTGTGTTACAACTTAG
- a CDS encoding DUF294 nucleotidyltransferase-like domain-containing protein: MSRTEFLKTVVPFNLLPNDVIESVANLLHEVNYSKDTLIYQQEITKMKGVDIIVSGEYESFFYDSAQNKRLLEKHHSGFCYGGVSVLLNRKRSLRTVIAKKGTTVYFLHRRDFRGLCHAYDDFFHHFTSDFGRRMLNEEFAHFAKKPTSFEESFIASEQLYSRKIESIESREIIYCKTYTPIYEAAQIMSAGKISCLIVKNEQDKVVGFVTDITLRDKVLATRGDSSDPVERIMDNPVVTINVHSYVYEALLMMFSSKTRYILTEDHGVLKGIISRNKLLSEQAQSPLVYIQSVKLSLSVDELKSKWEQVPQMITQLIGRGVNAEIVNQIITTVADTIAQKVIEGVIADMGTPPAKFVFMVLGSEGRKEQTLKTDQDNAIIYEDKANEHREEVREYFLKFADTVSEKLNYIGFSFCTGGFMAKNPNWTHSLSHWKRNYESWMLESLPETVIKFSTFFDCRYIYGEMQIMEELWAFLDEKLQQPMEKLFFHMANNALQYQPPLTSFFKNIRTITVGSQEVFDIKKAMTPIVDLVRVYALKNRIFKANTGERLKALKEKGVFSETAYHELNQSYYYLMAMRLRKQASQIIHDKVEPDNYIDPTSLTKIEQVTLKEIFKTIEDFQSRIKMEYTNSLFG, encoded by the coding sequence ATGAGCCGCACTGAGTTTCTCAAGACTGTCGTTCCTTTTAACCTGCTTCCCAATGACGTAATCGAAAGCGTCGCTAATTTGCTGCATGAAGTAAATTATTCAAAAGACACTTTGATCTATCAGCAGGAAATAACCAAAATGAAAGGGGTAGATATCATTGTAAGCGGAGAGTATGAGTCGTTTTTTTATGATAGTGCTCAAAATAAACGCTTATTAGAGAAACATCATTCCGGTTTCTGTTATGGAGGTGTCTCCGTTCTTTTGAATAGAAAGAGATCGTTGCGAACGGTTATTGCTAAGAAAGGGACCACGGTCTATTTCCTGCACCGGCGGGATTTCAGAGGCTTATGCCACGCCTATGATGATTTTTTTCATCATTTTACAAGTGACTTCGGCCGCCGGATGCTCAATGAGGAGTTTGCTCATTTCGCAAAGAAGCCAACATCTTTCGAAGAAAGTTTTATTGCTTCGGAACAGCTGTATTCGCGCAAGATAGAAAGCATTGAATCAAGAGAAATCATCTATTGTAAAACGTATACACCGATTTACGAAGCAGCGCAGATAATGAGCGCGGGTAAAATAAGCTGTCTCATAGTAAAGAATGAACAGGATAAGGTAGTCGGATTTGTTACCGATATAACACTAAGAGATAAGGTGCTTGCCACCCGTGGCGATTCTTCAGATCCCGTGGAACGGATAATGGACAATCCCGTGGTCACAATAAATGTTCATTCGTATGTTTATGAAGCGCTCCTTATGATGTTCAGCTCTAAAACGCGATATATACTCACCGAAGACCATGGAGTATTAAAGGGCATCATCAGCCGCAACAAACTTTTAAGTGAGCAGGCACAATCCCCGCTGGTATATATACAGTCGGTTAAGCTATCCTTGTCTGTTGACGAACTGAAAAGTAAGTGGGAGCAGGTACCTCAAATGATCACCCAGCTGATCGGCCGCGGGGTAAATGCTGAAATAGTGAATCAGATCATTACCACTGTGGCTGATACGATAGCACAGAAGGTGATTGAGGGAGTCATTGCCGACATGGGAACACCGCCTGCAAAGTTTGTTTTCATGGTGTTAGGAAGTGAAGGCCGCAAAGAACAAACCTTAAAGACTGATCAGGATAACGCTATTATCTACGAGGATAAGGCAAACGAGCATAGGGAGGAAGTGCGGGAGTACTTTCTGAAATTTGCCGATACAGTTTCCGAAAAGCTAAATTACATCGGTTTTAGTTTCTGCACCGGGGGCTTTATGGCCAAGAATCCAAACTGGACTCATTCTCTTTCTCATTGGAAACGCAACTATGAAAGCTGGATGCTTGAATCTCTGCCCGAAACAGTTATCAAGTTCTCAACCTTTTTCGATTGCCGGTATATCTATGGTGAAATGCAGATCATGGAAGAACTATGGGCTTTCCTTGACGAAAAGCTGCAGCAGCCTATGGAAAAGCTCTTTTTTCATATGGCGAACAATGCCCTGCAATACCAGCCGCCCCTCACTTCTTTCTTCAAAAATATCCGGACGATTACGGTAGGCAGTCAGGAAGTTTTCGATATAAAGAAAGCGATGACGCCCATTGTTGATCTGGTTCGCGTATACGCCCTGAAGAACAGGATTTTTAAGGCGAATACAGGAGAACGACTGAAGGCACTGAAGGAAAAGGGAGTTTTTTCGGAAACAGCATATCATGAACTTAATCAGTCGTATTACTATCTTATGGCTATGCGCCTGCGGAAACAGGCTAGTCAGATTATTCATGATAAAGTAGAACCTGATAATTATATTGATCCTACCAGCCTCACAAAAATTGAACAGGTTACATTAAAGGAGATTTTCAAAACAATAGAGGACTTCCAGTCGCGAATTAAAATGGAGTATACTAACAGTCTTTTCGGATGA
- a CDS encoding 3'-5' exonuclease gives MFIDTEASGLPKKWNVPYSQDDNWPHIVQLSWLVCTRDGKEVKRQDYYINNNDFKSAASAIQIHGITEEFRQRRGKDRSEVMSLLAADLLEYSPLIVGHFTELDLHMIGADFYRSGMGNPALTLPSFCTMMATSHFVRNPQMKYVRLGELYSTLFHRKLENQHNALADAKATADCFFELLKNGDINDAKIENQQAEMDKVKAEIKSTGYGIPVLIVFLLTVLIAFLL, from the coding sequence ATGTTTATAGATACTGAGGCCTCAGGACTACCAAAAAAATGGAACGTTCCCTACTCTCAGGATGATAACTGGCCCCATATTGTTCAACTGTCATGGCTGGTTTGCACCAGGGATGGAAAAGAAGTGAAACGGCAGGATTATTATATCAATAATAACGATTTTAAGTCCGCAGCTTCAGCTATACAGATTCATGGAATTACAGAGGAATTCAGACAACGGAGAGGTAAAGACCGCTCTGAAGTAATGTCGCTGCTTGCCGCCGATCTGCTTGAATACTCACCCCTTATTGTTGGCCATTTTACTGAACTTGATCTCCATATGATAGGTGCCGACTTTTACAGATCGGGAATGGGAAACCCGGCGCTTACACTACCGTCGTTTTGCACGATGATGGCCACCTCTCATTTTGTACGCAATCCTCAGATGAAATACGTCCGCCTTGGAGAGTTATACTCAACGCTATTCCATAGAAAGCTCGAGAATCAGCATAACGCCCTCGCAGATGCAAAAGCTACGGCCGACTGCTTTTTTGAGCTCTTAAAAAACGGCGACATTAACGATGCAAAAATCGAGAATCAACAGGCCGAGATGGATAAAGTAAAAGCAGAAATAAAATCTACCGGATACGGAATACCCGTTTTGATCGTATTTTTGCTCACTGTTTTAATTGCATTTCTTCTATGA
- a CDS encoding MBL fold metallo-hydrolase, which yields MKLTIWGAARQVTGSMHLVEVNNYRILIDCGLDYERETRLEENAFFPFDPEDIDVVILTHAHIDHSGNLPTLLRLGFEGQILCTSPTADLTELLLLDSVNIHMNKQRRRSKRKHRNGGFAPLYLQKHVMDTSDRFVTIDFNKPFRLNGDITVELIPSGHLLGAASVILTVREHGFEKKIAFTGDVGRKNYPVMVDPADLPPVDYMVCESTYGGRYHSKAETVEQVLIRNIDETCIKNPGRLIIPAFSIGRTQALVYSLNKIFSEGLLPRVKIFVDSPLANYATEIFRKYHPMLNNEAHEFYQRRGDEFEFENLFYVQDMKESRHISNYLEPCIIVSSAGMLEGGRIQDHLFYNIQNYYCTILFIGYSAKGTLGHRLLRGDPVIHLRDRELSVYATIRQTDLFSGHADHNDLVNLVQKQDKELLKKLFLVHGEPASMEAMKTELEGVGYHVIIPEKGQVFEI from the coding sequence ATGAAGTTAACCATTTGGGGCGCTGCACGCCAGGTAACCGGCAGCATGCATCTTGTTGAAGTAAATAATTACAGAATACTCATTGACTGCGGACTTGATTATGAGAGGGAAACAAGGCTTGAGGAAAACGCGTTCTTTCCTTTTGACCCCGAAGATATTGATGTTGTAATTCTCACCCATGCTCATATAGATCATTCCGGCAATCTTCCGACCTTACTTCGCCTTGGCTTTGAGGGGCAGATACTTTGCACCTCCCCTACAGCTGATCTTACCGAGTTGCTTCTGCTCGATTCTGTGAATATTCACATGAACAAGCAACGTCGTCGATCAAAAAGGAAGCACAGGAATGGCGGCTTCGCGCCCTTGTATCTTCAAAAGCATGTTATGGATACCTCGGATCGCTTCGTCACAATAGACTTTAACAAGCCTTTCAGGCTGAACGGGGATATTACCGTCGAACTGATACCATCCGGACACCTGCTTGGTGCAGCTTCGGTGATACTTACGGTACGCGAGCATGGTTTTGAAAAAAAGATAGCGTTTACCGGCGATGTGGGACGTAAGAATTATCCTGTAATGGTTGATCCCGCCGACCTTCCTCCTGTAGATTATATGGTGTGCGAATCTACATATGGAGGCAGGTACCATAGTAAAGCCGAAACTGTAGAACAGGTATTGATTCGGAATATAGATGAAACCTGTATTAAAAACCCAGGCCGGTTGATTATACCCGCTTTTAGCATCGGACGCACCCAAGCTTTAGTTTACTCCCTGAACAAGATTTTTTCTGAAGGTCTGCTTCCGCGAGTTAAAATATTTGTCGACAGTCCTCTTGCAAATTATGCAACGGAGATTTTCCGTAAGTATCACCCTATGCTGAACAACGAAGCACACGAGTTCTATCAGCGTCGTGGCGACGAGTTTGAGTTTGAGAACCTGTTCTATGTACAGGACATGAAGGAAAGCCGCCATATTTCGAATTACCTGGAGCCGTGCATCATTGTCTCTTCGGCGGGAATGCTTGAAGGAGGACGTATTCAGGATCATCTTTTTTATAATATTCAGAACTACTATTGTACTATTTTATTTATCGGCTATAGTGCGAAAGGAACATTAGGGCATCGCTTGTTAAGAGGAGATCCGGTAATACATCTTCGTGACCGGGAGTTGTCTGTATATGCCACTATTAGGCAAACCGACTTATTCAGCGGGCACGCGGATCACAATGATTTAGTAAACCTCGTTCAGAAGCAGGATAAAGAGCTACTGAAAAAGCTTTTCCTTGTGCACGGCGAACCTGCTAGCATGGAGGCCATGAAGACAGAGCTTGAAGGAGTAGGATATCATGTTATAATACCCGAAAAAGGTCAGGTTTTTGAAATTTAA
- the proB gene encoding glutamate 5-kinase yields MDLSYKRIVIKIGSNVLTRKDGLPDLERIAHVVEQISQIKKQGKEIILVSSGAVASGKSVLSVSDKFDAVATRQLFASIGQVKLINSYSELFEKQGLICAQVLVTKEDFRDRLHYLNMKNCFGILLQHNVIPVVNENDVISVTELMFTDNDELAGLIASMLNADALIILSNVDGIYNGNPADSNSEVIRYIDPTFSDFSGFITTQKSQFGRGGMITKSHIALKAARLGIAVHIANGKTENILLRLLNQDVINTCFVPAKNASGKKRWIANSENYAKGVVQINEGAKQALLSSKASSLLPIGVTSIVNEFRKGDIIRLVDEDNHQVGLGIAEYSSEKAASLLGQKNQKPLVHYDYLFLNPGDN; encoded by the coding sequence ATGGACTTAAGCTACAAACGTATAGTAATTAAGATTGGCTCTAATGTACTAACCAGGAAAGATGGATTGCCTGATTTAGAGCGCATTGCTCATGTCGTTGAACAGATTTCGCAGATAAAGAAGCAAGGCAAGGAAATTATATTGGTTTCTTCAGGAGCCGTTGCTTCGGGCAAGAGTGTCCTCTCGGTATCTGATAAGTTCGACGCGGTTGCAACCAGACAGCTGTTTGCTTCGATCGGGCAGGTAAAGCTTATCAATAGCTATTCTGAGCTCTTTGAAAAACAGGGACTGATATGTGCACAGGTTCTGGTAACGAAAGAGGACTTCAGGGACCGTCTTCATTATCTAAATATGAAGAACTGCTTTGGCATATTGCTTCAGCACAACGTAATACCGGTGGTGAACGAAAACGACGTTATATCTGTCACCGAACTGATGTTTACGGATAATGATGAGCTTGCCGGACTTATTGCTTCTATGTTGAATGCTGATGCATTAATAATCCTGAGCAATGTTGATGGGATCTACAACGGGAATCCTGCCGATAGTAATTCTGAAGTGATCCGTTATATTGATCCAACTTTCTCTGATTTTTCAGGGTTTATCACTACACAAAAATCACAGTTCGGACGGGGAGGAATGATCACGAAATCGCATATAGCACTCAAAGCCGCCCGGTTGGGCATTGCGGTTCATATTGCGAACGGAAAAACTGAAAATATACTTCTCAGATTATTGAACCAGGATGTGATCAATACCTGTTTTGTACCGGCGAAAAATGCCTCGGGTAAAAAGAGATGGATTGCCAATTCAGAGAACTATGCAAAAGGCGTCGTTCAGATTAATGAAGGCGCAAAGCAGGCTCTTTTGTCGTCTAAAGCAAGTAGCCTTCTCCCGATTGGGGTAACAAGCATAGTAAATGAATTCAGGAAAGGCGATATTATCAGGTTAGTTGACGAAGATAATCACCAGGTAGGCCTTGGTATAGCAGAATACAGTTCAGAAAAGGCAGCGAGCCTGCTTGGACAGAAAAATCAAAAACCGCTGGTACATTACGATTACTTATTTTTAAATCCGGGAGATAACTGA
- a CDS encoding ABC transporter ATP-binding protein: MARNRFNSGTAPEQELNKVKINKQSLRTASGLLSYLKPYRWKFILGLIFLFLSSLTGLVLPALLGAMIDAAKGEPKNWMIPSTINAIGIMAFVILFFQSFVSFFRIRLFVEVAEKSIADIRRDTYFRLITLPMNFFANRRVGELNSRLSSDLSQIQDTLTTTLAEMIRQVILLTGGIGLLVFVSPKLTLFNISILPILIIAAVFLGRKIRKISKQAQDKLAESNTVVEETLQGISNVKAFTNEAYEAGRYDKTLREVVKIALKGATLRGGFASFIIFCLFGAIVGVIWYGSILVLRGDLTIGDLTMYILYSMFVGAAMGTFPELYANVQKALGSSERVIEILNEQNEPVNIIASENATRRFIKGDLEFNKVEFAYPSRKEITVLQGLSFKATAGEKVAIVGTSGAGKSTIASLILRFYDPQGGQVLFDGEPADHYALTDIRNQVAIVPQDVLLFGGSIRENIAYGKLDATDDEIKAAAEKANADRFIKALPEGYNTMVGERGVKLSGGQRQRIAIARALLKDPAILILDEATSSLDSESERLVQEALEVLMKNRTSIIIAHRLSTIREADRIIVLEKGNIIESGTHDELMKNEEGLYRYLSQLQFEV, translated from the coding sequence ATGGCGAGAAACAGATTCAATAGCGGCACTGCACCTGAACAAGAACTTAACAAAGTTAAAATCAACAAACAGTCGCTTCGGACCGCTTCCGGGCTCCTTTCTTATCTTAAACCCTACCGTTGGAAGTTTATCCTGGGTTTGATCTTTCTTTTTCTGTCGAGTTTAACCGGATTGGTTTTACCTGCACTTCTCGGCGCTATGATTGACGCTGCAAAAGGTGAACCCAAAAACTGGATGATACCTTCCACTATCAATGCTATAGGGATCATGGCTTTTGTGATCCTCTTTTTTCAGTCGTTTGTTTCCTTCTTCAGGATCCGGTTGTTTGTTGAAGTAGCAGAAAAGTCAATAGCAGACATCAGGCGGGATACCTACTTCAGGCTAATTACGTTACCGATGAACTTCTTTGCCAACCGGAGGGTTGGTGAGTTAAATAGCCGGCTTTCTTCCGATCTTTCACAAATTCAGGATACTCTCACTACCACCCTGGCTGAAATGATCAGACAGGTGATATTACTAACCGGTGGAATTGGTCTGCTGGTGTTCGTATCTCCGAAGCTTACTCTATTCAATATTTCCATATTGCCAATCCTGATCATTGCTGCTGTATTCCTTGGTCGTAAGATCAGGAAAATCTCAAAACAGGCCCAGGATAAGCTGGCTGAATCAAATACAGTAGTAGAAGAAACACTTCAGGGCATTAGCAATGTGAAAGCTTTTACTAATGAGGCGTATGAAGCAGGCCGCTATGATAAAACGCTTCGCGAAGTTGTCAAAATAGCCTTAAAGGGAGCTACCCTAAGAGGAGGTTTTGCGTCATTCATTATATTTTGTTTGTTTGGTGCTATTGTTGGCGTTATTTGGTATGGGTCCATATTAGTGCTAAGGGGTGATTTAACCATCGGTGATTTAACGATGTACATCCTTTATTCGATGTTTGTGGGAGCAGCGATGGGTACTTTTCCCGAACTTTACGCTAACGTTCAAAAGGCCCTGGGGTCAAGCGAAAGGGTGATTGAGATACTTAACGAACAGAATGAGCCTGTTAATATAATCGCTTCAGAAAATGCCACACGGCGTTTCATTAAGGGTGACCTCGAGTTTAACAAGGTTGAATTTGCATACCCCTCCCGTAAAGAAATAACCGTATTGCAGGGTTTATCCTTTAAAGCAACAGCAGGCGAAAAGGTGGCGATAGTAGGCACCAGTGGGGCCGGCAAATCTACCATTGCATCGCTGATACTGCGTTTTTATGACCCGCAAGGTGGCCAGGTGCTTTTCGATGGCGAGCCTGCCGATCATTATGCCCTTACTGATATCCGTAATCAGGTGGCCATTGTTCCTCAGGATGTATTGCTCTTCGGAGGGTCGATCAGGGAAAATATTGCCTACGGAAAGCTGGATGCTACCGATGACGAAATTAAAGCTGCGGCTGAAAAAGCCAATGCCGACCGCTTCATAAAGGCGCTTCCTGAAGGCTACAATACAATGGTAGGCGAAAGAGGCGTAAAACTTTCCGGAGGGCAACGTCAGCGTATTGCTATAGCAAGAGCTCTGCTTAAAGATCCCGCGATACTTATTTTGGATGAAGCAACATCTTCACTGGATTCTGAGTCAGAAAGGCTTGTTCAGGAAGCGCTCGAGGTTTTGATGAAAAACCGCACCTCTATCATTATTGCTCACCGTCTGTCTACCATACGGGAAGCTGATCGGATTATTGTATTGGAGAAAGGTAATATAATAGAGTCGGGTACCCACGATGAGCTGATGAAAAACGAAGAAGGTCTTTACCGCTACTTAAGTCAGCTGCAGTTCGAAGTTTGA
- a CDS encoding dipeptidyl-peptidase 3 family protein, protein MKYYSLLAVSALTYLGASITGQNSIAQQKPAKGFDVTAESFADIQLLRYQVPGFDQLSLQQKKLAYYLSEAGLSGRDIIYDQRGKYNLLIRKTIENIYATYKGDRKAAEWAKFKDYCGRFWFSNGNHHHYGNEKLIPEHSFTYFTKLVKNSDLKGFPVNKGESADSFLARIKPVIFDPSFQPKMVDLSPDTDNIVASSNNFYEGVTQKEVEDFYAKFNTDGNAPSWGLNSKLVKENGKIVEKTWKVGGMYGAALEKIVYWLEKAVTVSENAQQKEALQKLIKYYRSGDLKDFDDYSVAWVADTASRIDATNGFIEVYNDAIGKRGSFESVVSLKDLESTKRIQAIASRAQWFEDNSPLLPEHKKKQVKGITAKAITVISEAGDAAPSTPIGINLPNADWIRKEHGSKSVSLSNIVHSYNIVSSKGGVLDEFAYGDDVKARIRTYGSLSSDLHTDMHECIGHASGQINPGVETTDKTLKNYASALEEARADLVALYFILDPKLIEIGVMPNLEVGKAEYDSYMMNGLITQLTRIKPGSNLEEAHMRNRQLNAMWVYEKGKKDNVVEMIKVNGKTYTRINDYNKLRELFGQLLREIQRVKSEGDYEGGKNLIETYGVKVDQQLLKEVSERYARLDVKAYKGFIQPKLVPVMKGSEITDVKVTYPVSFYDQMMEYGKKYAFLPVMN, encoded by the coding sequence ATGAAATATTATTCTTTGCTTGCCGTATCAGCCCTAACATACTTAGGGGCTAGCATAACCGGACAAAATTCTATTGCACAACAGAAACCTGCGAAAGGTTTTGATGTAACCGCTGAATCCTTTGCTGATATCCAATTATTACGGTACCAGGTTCCTGGTTTCGATCAGCTTAGTCTTCAGCAAAAGAAACTGGCCTACTATCTTTCCGAAGCGGGCCTGTCGGGAAGAGATATTATATATGACCAGAGGGGGAAATACAATCTGCTGATCCGCAAAACGATTGAGAACATTTATGCTACTTATAAAGGAGACCGGAAAGCTGCCGAATGGGCTAAGTTCAAAGATTATTGCGGCCGCTTCTGGTTCAGCAATGGCAATCATCACCACTATGGCAACGAAAAGTTAATTCCCGAGCATTCTTTTACTTATTTTACTAAGCTGGTAAAAAACTCGGATTTAAAAGGCTTCCCGGTTAATAAAGGTGAGTCGGCGGATTCATTTCTCGCTAGGATCAAACCTGTAATCTTCGACCCTTCCTTCCAGCCAAAAATGGTGGATCTTTCTCCTGATACAGATAATATAGTAGCTTCCTCTAATAACTTTTACGAGGGTGTTACCCAGAAAGAAGTTGAAGATTTTTACGCAAAGTTCAATACTGACGGAAACGCACCTTCGTGGGGACTTAATTCTAAGTTGGTAAAGGAAAACGGGAAGATTGTTGAAAAGACCTGGAAGGTTGGCGGCATGTATGGAGCTGCCCTTGAAAAGATAGTATACTGGCTTGAAAAGGCTGTAACGGTTTCAGAGAACGCTCAGCAAAAAGAAGCGCTGCAAAAGCTTATCAAATACTATCGCTCGGGCGATCTGAAAGATTTTGATGATTACAGCGTTGCCTGGGTAGCCGACACGGCTTCCCGCATTGATGCAACCAATGGTTTTATCGAAGTTTATAATGATGCTATCGGAAAAAGAGGAAGTTTTGAAAGCGTTGTATCGTTGAAAGACCTCGAGTCCACCAAAAGGATACAAGCTATTGCAAGCCGTGCACAATGGTTTGAAGACAACTCACCCTTGCTTCCCGAGCACAAAAAGAAGCAAGTAAAGGGAATCACTGCAAAAGCGATCACTGTTATTTCCGAAGCTGGCGATGCCGCCCCCTCTACTCCTATTGGTATCAATCTTCCAAATGCCGACTGGATCAGGAAGGAGCACGGGTCAAAGTCGGTTTCATTAAGTAATATTGTTCATTCATATAATATAGTAAGCAGCAAAGGCGGTGTTTTAGACGAATTTGCGTACGGAGACGATGTAAAAGCCCGTATCCGTACTTATGGTTCACTCTCCTCTGACCTTCATACCGATATGCATGAATGCATAGGTCATGCTTCAGGCCAGATAAATCCTGGTGTGGAAACTACCGACAAAACCCTGAAAAACTATGCCTCGGCGTTAGAAGAAGCACGGGCAGACCTTGTGGCGCTTTACTTCATACTTGATCCTAAGCTCATCGAAATAGGTGTAATGCCGAACCTGGAAGTTGGGAAAGCTGAATACGATAGTTACATGATGAATGGTTTGATCACTCAGCTTACACGTATTAAACCGGGCAGCAATCTTGAGGAGGCCCATATGCGTAACCGGCAGCTAAATGCCATGTGGGTATACGAAAAGGGGAAAAAGGATAATGTGGTAGAGATGATCAAGGTTAACGGAAAAACGTATACCAGGATTAATGACTATAATAAACTCCGCGAATTATTTGGACAGCTATTAAGAGAAATTCAGCGCGTAAAGTCGGAAGGCGATTATGAGGGCGGAAAAAACCTGATAGAAACCTACGGCGTAAAGGTTGATCAGCAATTGCTTAAAGAGGTATCTGAGCGTTATGCCAGGCTTGATGTTAAAGCCTATAAAGGATTTATACAACCTAAACTTGTGCCTGTGATGAAGGGCTCAGAAATTACTGATGTAAAAGTAACTTATCCTGTTTCTTTTTATGATCAGATGATGGAGTACGGTAAGAAATATGCTTTCCTTCCAGTAATGAATTGA